The following coding sequences lie in one Pseudomonas monsensis genomic window:
- a CDS encoding PsiF family protein — protein sequence MKMLRVPLLMIGLLLCSQGFAATAQQNKMTTCNADATAKSLKGDERKTFMSTCLKAAPAANDAKALTPQQEKMKTCNADAKTKALTGDARKTFMSDCLKKK from the coding sequence ATGAAGATGTTGCGTGTCCCTTTGTTGATGATCGGTCTGCTGCTGTGCTCCCAGGGTTTCGCCGCCACCGCGCAGCAGAACAAAATGACCACCTGCAATGCCGATGCGACCGCCAAGAGCCTCAAGGGCGATGAGCGTAAGACTTTCATGAGCACCTGCCTCAAGGCAGCGCCGGCGGCCAACGATGCCAAGGCCCTGACCCCGCAGCAGGAAAAAATGAAAACCTGCAACGCCGACGCGAAAACCAAAGCCCTGACCGGCGATGCGCGCAAGACCTTCATGAGTGACTGCCTGAAGAAAAAATAA
- a CDS encoding AI-2E family transporter yields MPTFSERHVVFWVSCIIIFGGLLLVLPLRLLPSLLAGLLVYELVNMLTPQLQRLIEGRRARWLAVALLGTLVVSVLALIFAGAISFLLHEAENPGASLDKFMGVVDRARGQLPPFLDAYLPASAAEFRVAIGQWASKHLSELQLVGKDAAHMFVTLLIGMVLGAIIALQRIPDVTKRKPLAAALFDRLHLLVQAFRNIVFAQIKISLLNTIFTGIFLAVILPMFGIKLPLTKTLIVLTFLLGLLPVIGNLMSNTLITIVGLSLSIWVAVAALGYLIFIHKLEYFLNARIVGGQISAKSWELLLAMLVFEAAFGLPGVVAGPIYYAYLKSELKLGGMV; encoded by the coding sequence ATGCCAACGTTTTCTGAGCGTCATGTTGTGTTCTGGGTCAGTTGCATCATTATTTTTGGCGGTTTGCTGCTGGTGCTGCCGCTGCGTTTGTTGCCCAGCCTGTTGGCCGGTCTGCTGGTCTATGAGCTGGTCAACATGCTCACCCCGCAACTGCAACGGCTGATCGAAGGCCGGCGCGCGCGCTGGTTGGCGGTGGCGTTGCTGGGCACGCTGGTGGTCAGTGTGCTGGCGCTGATCTTCGCCGGCGCTATCAGTTTCCTGCTGCACGAAGCAGAAAACCCCGGCGCTTCTCTCGATAAATTCATGGGCGTGGTCGATCGTGCGCGCGGGCAACTGCCGCCGTTTCTCGATGCCTACCTGCCTGCCAGCGCCGCCGAGTTCCGTGTCGCCATCGGTCAATGGGCAAGCAAGCACCTGTCCGAACTGCAACTGGTGGGCAAGGACGCGGCGCACATGTTTGTCACCCTGCTGATCGGCATGGTCCTTGGCGCGATCATCGCCCTGCAGCGGATACCGGACGTGACCAAGCGCAAGCCGCTGGCCGCCGCCCTGTTCGATCGCCTGCACCTGCTGGTCCAGGCCTTTCGCAACATCGTCTTCGCACAGATCAAGATTTCCCTGCTCAACACGATCTTCACCGGGATCTTCCTCGCGGTGATCCTGCCGATGTTTGGCATCAAGCTGCCGCTGACCAAGACCCTGATCGTCCTGACCTTCCTGCTCGGCCTGTTGCCGGTGATCGGCAACCTGATGTCGAACACGCTGATCACCATCGTCGGTCTGTCGCTGTCGATCTGGGTGGCGGTGGCGGCGCTGGGTTATCTGATCTTTATCCACAAGCTCGAATACTTCCTCAACGCGCGCATCGTCGGCGGGCAGATCAGTGCCAAGTCGTGGGAGTTGCTGCTGGCGATGCTGGTGTTCGAAGCCGCGTTCGGCCTGCCGGGAGTGGTGGCGGGGCCGATTTATTACGCGTACCTGAAGAGTGAGTTGAAGCTGGGTGGGATGGTCTAA